gatttaatttattgttctttGAGAAATTTTGCAGCGATGTGCATGCTTGGGGTACGAAACGAGAGAATGCAGAGCGAAGACTAGAACGCCAATTTAGGGTTGATGGTGCGAGGGTAATAAAAACCAGAAAGAGCTCAGATGCTCACGCTGATCTGCGTAGATAATAAAGATAATGCTGTTGATCTGTGTCTCCAAAGTTGGAATGttacaaataacaaatttagGAATTTGTGGCAGCTTGGAGAACCAACACATACTGAAATGTTAAAGATTGTTGTTTAATACTACTTTTAAAGCTTGATGTAGATCACTcttaataaattgtatttgtgTAGATTATTTATTacatcaatttatttttaaatgtatattttaaggTAGTAATGAGGCGTCCTCCGtattaaaaatggaaaataactTGGCGAGTGATGAATATACAAAACTCCAGCACAATTATGCGGAATTAGAACGAAAGTACAATGAGAATATTGCTACCTCTGGAAACAATGGAAGTGGACTAACAAGTTTTTTATCACGACTGTCGTTGACAGTTTCTTCATTATTCGGTAAAAATACTTATGCTGATATATACATCCGATCGCATTCGAAAGTATTTTCTGCACATAAGATCGTACTTCACGCTCGCTCTGAACAATGGGGAAATGATCTATTGAGCAACATACAGGAGCTGGACTGGAGTGATTTAAATGAGGAGGTGGTATCGTCGCTTTTGCGTTGGATATACACTGATCTGATTGATTTGGAGCATGACGGGCTTGCGTTGGATCTTCTACGTGCCGCACATCGATTTGGTTTACCATCGCTATTAGGATTATGTGAACGGGCACTAGTAACTTCTGTAGGTCTGAGATCTTGTATACGATTTTATTGCGTGGCCGAAGAAGTTGGTGCATCAACACTGTTGGAACGTTGCTCCAGCATAATATCAACACACTGGAATGAACTTACAACTCAAGATTTCCAACATATGTCTGGACCCTTATTGTTTGAAATGCttaaaacccaaacaaaacaTCCTCTCCATGCTGCTGTTAGACTCTTAAGGGAAGACGTCGTGTCTCTGTGCATTGAAAAATATGGAGACTCCGTAAGTACTTTTCAGTAAAAACTCGAATGAATGAGAAATGATTCCGACGGACtttctttaataatttggtCGAAAATGTTTGTATTGGGTTCTCAAAGTTCCCCGGCTTTGGAATCTTTCTAGCCAATGTTAAATTATATCCTGGAGTTACTCCAGTTAGCCCACTCTCCAGTTAGTTATTTCTCGCATGTTGCTGTTTGATTAAAGCGCATATTTCAATAAACTCTTCACGGTTCACTAGCTACGTAAAATGATGCGAACTTGGAAGGATCATTGAATGGCGACGCCCGTGTAACAACCCAGAATGACGCAATCGCCCCCTTACTCGATGCCTTCTACCAAGATCGGTGATAAGCTCAAAAGCTTACTTCTGGGAGGCAGTCTTTTATCCATTTTAACCACGGGCAGCTCGGACGAGAATGACTCTCTTTGAACGATGAGTACGATAGCGAACAGAGCATAGTCCAGCTCCTGAATGCTTAGAGGACCAGTCCACCTTTTTCCTTTCCTGATAGCATTGGTTTTGAACCGAAATATATATGCTATGACTCGTACCACCTGGCTAAAACTCGAAAAACGTTCCAGAAGCGCTGACCTTGGGTCTGCGTGGTGAACGCGAACTTTGTCCGCCTTTGCCTCTAGCGCGGCATCATTAGTGTCGACCTGTCCGATCTCCGATGAAGGGCAGTCACCTTGACTGCGTGTAAGTCACTCCGGGCCAGCCCTCTTGTCGCACAGTCCCCTGAATTCTCGCTAGTTCCGTCATTTCTCTATTGAGACGGTGGGGAGTGATCCAGGAAGAAGGCGACCCTGTAAGCGAGGAAAGTTTTCCATCTATTGACGTCCTCgtgcaacaaaagcagaagAATTGTTGCATTCGTCCAAAAAAAGGTCTGGATGGAAGGGTCCTTTAGCCACTTAGCCGTGGTCAGCCATTTGACTAATTTGACTGCCAGTACTGCACCACTCAGCTTTTGCAGTCAACAGCCAGGTGTAGCACGTTTCGCCCTCATGCTCGAGCCTTAGATAGGTTGAAGCTGCGTAGAATGTGGAAACCAGTCACAGAACACGTAAAGCTGAGCTAACACTATGAATCCAGGAGCATAATGAATCCACCGCTGTATTCTTTCATCGTCGATCCTAAGCAAGCTGTCCCGAAATGCTTGCCACCGTTCCGCAAGAGCATTAGGAACCTCGTCGTCCCAATCCAGAGCCGTCCGAGTGCCGTCGGCATGCGTTTTCTTGACCGTAACCATGGCCGTCAGCATGGTCATGCTCCTTTAAAATCATCTTTCCTCAGATGATGACTGGCGCAATGAGACCCAGCGGGTCGAACAGCCTCGCTTTGCTCGAAAGGATCGTACTTTACTGTGTACTTGCATCGATGACCGCCCCCCGGACCCGCCGCAAAAATAGATGCTCGGGTGGCTGATAGTGGTCTGCACGAGTGCACTTAAAATTTTAGGTTATTTGAGTACTCACAAGCCTACCTCGCAATTCGGCATGCCGAAACGTTTTCAAATGACTGAATTACACATTGGTTAGCGTTGTTTTCGTTATATGCGGAATGAGTAAAATTCAATCCAAAGCGGAATGGATAGAATGAGTGAATGCAGAGTAAATGTTTAAAGTACTCGGataaatttttggcaattttatCGTTCATGGATTGCATATTCAATTATGAGAATGCAGAGCTCGAACGAAAGCGTAAGTTCTTAGTAAATtgcgtacatatgtacaacaTAATATCTGTGTAAATAGAATAACAcattaataatacaaaattaatttaacaattctgatactttaaacaaaatgttgtttctGCATTCAGTAATTGATTAATCCACGtctttctatttttctatgtcttgtattaaaaagcaagacaaaaagaaaaaaacaaatacgcATAAATTTGACGTCACCAATGCGGAGCACAGTTAGCCGTCTCGGTTATTCCGAGTACTCGGTCGCGAGTACTCATTTGTGTATTTCTTCGCCGTTCGAATATAGTAAATTTTTTACTCATGCCTTTACCACATTTGCCAAATCCGTTTTACTTAGTCAGTCAGAACTTTGAGAGAGAGTACCAAATGCTGCTTTGACTGTATTCATGCGGACCTCTGGTGGCTGACCGCTTCAGGTGCAGAGACTGAACGACGTGTTCCGATACTATGGTTGCCTCAGATGCTTGATCGATGAAAGCAATCCGGTCGTTGACCGGATTTCGTACGGCGATACGAGCAGTGGCGAGAAGCACATTTCTCGAAGGGACATTCGATGAAGTTGCCGAATGGCATCTGTAAGAAGCGTGCGAATTTGGGTCCTCCGTCGCCTGCAGACGTTGCTTAAATACGTTCTCCATTTGTGCAGGTGCACTAAGAGGCGGCGCTGCAGGCCGGTCGACGATTGATTATGAGCCACTACTGGGAAATGCAACAGCGTGTGATGGCGCTGCCCACAAACTTGGCAGCTCTTATTGCTGGTGCAATTAATGCATAGTTTCGTCCTGCTCTCTTTATCCTTCCTCCTGTAACAATCCAATGCTAGAACGGTTGCGCAACGACACAAAACATGGTCGCCTCTGCCGCTGTTAACAGGCGGATAGGGCGTCATGAGCGCTCCTGTGCATTATGGACTCGCACTCGTTTGCTCGGGTCGGGAGATCCTAGTCCATAATTGGAGTCGTACGACGAACTTTGCTTTTCAACCGCATCCATTATGACCAGCCGATCATTCAAAAATGATTCTAAATCCTTATACGTAGGAACGGTGGTACCGCTTTTTTGATGGTGCTCCCAAGCGTTGTCAGGCTCCTTGGGCAACCTCGATGCTACGTAATGCGCCAACCAGTGCTGCGATTTCCCGTCCAATGCTTGAACGCGGCGGAATGCAGTTAGACAAACATTGACCGTGCTTAACATCGTCCGTATTACTTCtgtattttccttttgcagCCCGGGCAACGCGTAAATAGCGTTCATGTGGTACGAATAAACGAAACGACGATTATTGTATCCTTTATCATCAGTCCCCAAGCCACGGCGTAATTTGCATCCGTGAGCTGCATTTGTCGGATGTCATTATCGCGCCCTCCTGTCAACGACTCTTTATGAAAGTGCAACCCTTGCACATTGCTCAGATTATTGATGTTGTGAAGGCGTCATAGTAGCCTGGCCACTTTTTCTAGATGcttctttaaataaatcttCGTTTTCCTCGACTGCGAATCCTTCTTACAATTCTGCAACGTCAATTTAAGGGACCGATTTGCTGCAAATTTACTAATATGATTTTATGATAACGAGTGTAAAAAATTCCCAACTTAGCGCAACTCACCACCCTAAATAATCATGTTTAATATGAAAACTCAATAAATTCTTGTCCCGCACATAACTTGCACACTTACTCCGTTTGTCCACCAGATTCGACTTACAAGAAGCCGCTAAAAAGTCGGGGTCTTTCTTTCCCGTCTATTTATCGCAATTTAATGTCGGCGAGTcgaattaaaaacttaacgCGACCGCGATCTAACGTCATCTATTTACACACTaaattttggaatttttacACGTGCAGGTTCCCCTCAGGGGACATATGTAAAGTTGTGTCCCCTTATATATGGTTAAATAGGGGTCATTGTAAGAGGAGTTCCCCGGCAAGAGTAAACAACACAGTCGAATTAATTTCAATCGTTATAATTATTAACTGATTTACTTTAAGCTTCAATTTTGTACagacgtgtgtgtgtgtaaaaaaatagaaagttAGACCGGCAGCGGGCGTTTAGCGATGTGTGCAAATTCAGACTGATTTTTGGCCTCTCATTTCTTCTTCTTCCCGTTGTATGCGCTGCCCAGAAACGAGCGAGCGATCAGCTGATCGCCGCTCTCCCGCACATTGGGACAAGCAGCAAACTAAACAAGAGTTTTAATGCAATCGTATTTTTAAGGAAACATTGCCAGAAACCGATCAAActattgaaaatgttttgaactCTATTATATGATTAGCTTTGCCATTTTCTTGTATGTCaactttttggccacgcccacttgtACAGTGTACAATGTACACACAAATTACAATGGCAATAAATTGAACCGCTCCAAGGTTGCGCTACTGAGCATTTGTTGCGTTTCTTTCTACACtcacaaaaacaattttatgcattttagaAAATCGACCTAGAGAAAATAGCACGCTAAtacatagtttttttttaaaataatgtgtTATAAAGTCAAGACAACGCACCCTCAAAGCAAGGTTGCGATTTCTTGCgattatttcttaatttaagTTCAATTTTCTAAAATTTCTGTTGTTGGCGACTACCCTAAAATCATGGGTGGATTGCCATGAATTTGATCCTAATACTTTTCTAAGTCTACGCATAGTTTGCCTTAAAACTAAGGACACTCGGCCACAAGCTAAAGCAAcgaaaaaattaagaaaaagaATTCTCTCTTGTTCTGTACTTGCCTTTATTCTCAAAAACAGAAGAACCCTGCTCTTATTGCTCTAGAGAGAGCAATAAATATGTTGAATATAtgtgcattttctttgttcaTTAATTGTTGTGACGACAAGTATATTCCAACAGACATGGACGATTTTTTGAAGGAAATGGGAGGCGAAGCCTttcttaacattttttcctggtaagtacatatattctttaaatttGGTGTATATAAACccgaaaatattaaaacaataataattataagGTTATTTGTGTAGGTATCGTATGTTACATACTGAacgttatatattttttccatttagAACGAAATTTCAGCGACCTAACGCTTAAATCGGTAAAGTCGGACCAACTACGAAGATAAATTCCTTAAGAGCTTGTTGAAGAAGCTGTTGAGTTAGAGTAATTATGTCCCCTTTTACAGCACTCCACTCGTGGTAACAATTGCAATTTCCCAAAACAATtacacaaatataaaataataaaatatgtaaaaagcCTTGGATTCATTTTTTAGTATAGCATGTAATTAATTGTATGTATGTTGGAATTAATTCGTAGAGTTTTACGAAAGATTGCGCTAGCCAATTCATAGTCACACATACAAAGGTAAATACTTTCCTGGAAGCGTCTGACATAGCGCATCTTTACCAGTATATGACATTTTGTTATTGTGTTCATAGCACTTGTTGTGCAGTATCAAAGGTGTCGAAGTTTGTGCCTGAAAAATCGTTTTTGCGGGGactttttactttattattttaacgTTGCTCGATGAAGAACCGTGCCAAACACTTCTGCAGTTGTCCAGATATACAAGATATAACAAGCGAGTTGCATatcgataaaaataaagaagaaaaacaagagaaaacgctatagttgagttGCCCGAAGATACCCATTATTCAGCTATGTAGTGGAAGTGCGATGGAAAACACTGAtagtttttagcggtttgtgggcgttaggtTTGGagtggcaataaaatattggcaaatcgatagaaatttacattactaaataaaatgaaaataaatatcaaaacatttttcaaaattgcaGGCGTGGctgctttgggcggtttgtgggcgttaaagtggacgtggcaaaaagttgatCTGAAAATTGAtcaaaatttacaatactaagaaaaaaaaaaaaatatcaaaacattttttaaaagtgtgggtgtagcaattttgggcggtttgtgggccttATAGTGGGCGCGACAACATTGGTCAaccaacttgcgctgcgtctatgtctctagaatctgtatgcctaatctcaaccttcttttatagttcctgagatttcgacgttcatacggacgggcagacagacggacgtACATGGCCAGAACAGAAATGCTCCCCGccagttacatacttttcaacgaatctagtatgccattttactctacgagtaacgggtataataatgacatgtaaacaaaatacaattttttaaatgtgcgggcgcaaaagtttttagctaacaaattgaaatttacagTAATGACTAATAAAATGATGCAATAAAaatcgaaacatttttaaaagtgtggtAGTGGCATTTTTCGGCGGATTGTGGGTTTAGGAGTCGTGGCAACATTGGGCAAAAAACTTGcatctatgtctctggaatctgcatatttaatctcaacttttttaTTACTATAGTCCCTGAGTTTGACGTTCATACGAGTACGTACGAGCACACCGACGTTATTACGGACAGATAGACATAGCCAAATCAGCatggctattgatcctgttaaaaaatatgcataCTTTGTAGGGTCGAATAGCTAAGCTTCCTTCTACGTAACACGttcttttcaacgaatcaagtatactcttttactctacgagtaacggggATAAAAATTTGCATCATCTAATTTTTTTAGCACGCTCATAATTTAATAcgttgtatttttcttttatatttttttactagctggtaaatacattttctgaAAATGGTTTGTTGCCTCTTCAAATGGCCTTGTCTTCAAAAAATACCCAAATTGCGATGACTCTAGTAGAAAACGGAAATGCTAACATAAATGCTGTTAATATAG
This genomic stretch from Drosophila yakuba strain Tai18E2 chromosome 3R, Prin_Dyak_Tai18E2_2.1, whole genome shotgun sequence harbors:
- the LOC26535976 gene encoding uncharacterized protein LOC26535976 isoform X6, whose amino-acid sequence is MGSNEASSVLKMENNLASDEYTKLQHNYAELERKYNENIATSGNNGSGLTSFLSRLSLTVSSLFDRTSRSL
- the LOC26535976 gene encoding rabankyrin-5 isoform X5, with the translated sequence MGSNEASSVLKMENNLASDEYTKLQHNYAELERKYNENIATSGNNGSGLTSFLSRLSLTVSSLFGKNTYADIYIRSHSKVFSAHKIVLHARSEQWGNDLLSNIQELDWSDLNEEVVSSLLRWIYTDLIDLEHDGLALDLLRAAHRFGLPSLLGLCERALVTSVGLRSCIRFYCVAEEVGASTLLERCSSIISTHWNELTTQDFQHMSGPLLFEMLKTQTKHPLHAAVRLLREDVVSLCIEKYGDSLVNTFSENGLLPLQMALSSKNTQIAMTLVENGNANINAVNIETFHQNILQILHYTLFVIIIRTISQK